The following proteins are encoded in a genomic region of Coffea eugenioides isolate CCC68of chromosome 6, Ceug_1.0, whole genome shotgun sequence:
- the LOC113773849 gene encoding bidirectional sugar transporter NEC1-like, which translates to MAVLSAQVLALIFGLLGNIISFLVFLAPLPTFYTIYKKKTSEGFQSIPYVVALFSASLLLYYAFLKTNALLIVTINAIGCIIEIIYLSMYVLYAPKTSKMFTLKLLGFFNIGCLGVIVAVSLALAKGAKRVSLVGWFCAVINLAVFAAPLSIMAQVIRTKSVEYMPFTLSFFLTLCATSWFFYGFFVRDYYIAVPNVMGFLFGIVQMILYFIYKNEKKDGEINTKLEGAMEQKEGIQMNIEGVEDKKFSSIEKPKSAAAHKPQDIETGNV; encoded by the exons ATGGCAGTTTTAAGCGCTCAAGTCTTGGCCCTCATTTTTGGCCTTCTGG GTAATATCATCTCATTCTTGGTGTTCCTTGCTCCGCT GCCGACGTTCTACACCATTTACAAGAAAAAAACATCTGAAGGGTTTCAATCTATACCATATGTGGTAGCACTTTTCAGTGCATCACTGTTGCTGTATTACGCCTTTCTCAAGACAAATGCCTTGTTGATCGTCACTATTAATGCTATTGGATGCATCATTGAAATAATTTACCTGTCCATGTACGTACTATATGCACCCAAGACGTCTAAG ATGTTTACATTGAAGTTGCTAGGTTTTTTCAACATAGGATGTTTAGGTGTCATCGTTGCTGTTTCTCTTGCACTTGCAAAAGGTGCCAAGCGAGTATCACTCGTAGGGTGGTTTTGTGCTGTAATCAACCTGGCTGTATTTGCTGCTCCCTTGAGCATCATG GCGCAAGTAATACGAACCAAGAGTGTCGAATACATGCCATTCACCTTGTCGTTTTTCCTCACACTTTGTGCCACATCTTGGTTTTTCTACGGATTCTTCGTAAGGGATTACTACATTGCT GTACCAAATGTAATGGGCttcttatttggaattgttcaAATGATTCTCTACTTCATTTACAAGAATGAAAAAAAGGACGGTGAAATAAACACAAAGCTTGAAGGGGCTATGGAACAGAAGGAAGGCAttcaaatgaatatagaaggtGTTGAAGACAAGAAATTTAGCTCAATTGAGAAGCCTAAATCTGCTGCTGCCCATAAACCTCAAGATATAGAGACGGGAAATGTGTAA
- the LOC113773372 gene encoding protein SMG7 codes for MTIPMDNNPDNSSRERVQKLFNKNVELENRRRKAAQARIPSDPNAWQQMRENYEAIVLEDHAFSEQHEIEYALWQLHYRRIEELRAHFNAAAASVSAGSNTSQNGKGPTRGGPDRLTKIRTQFKTFLSEATGFYHDLMLKIRAKYGLPLGYFSDDSENQIPLCKDGNKSAEVKKGLISCHRCLIYLGDLARYKGLYGEGDSKSRDFAAASSYYMQAASLWPSSGNPHHQLAILASYSGDELVAIYRYFRSLAVDSPFTTARDNLIIAFEKNRQSFAQLLGDARASSVKTTSVRGNGKGRGRGESRVASKDNKVEASSVKEKTSTTLETFRAFGIRFVRLNGILFTRTSLETFGDVFALVRGDLLELLSSGTDEEYNFGSDATDCRLAIVRMVAILIFTIHNVNRETENQSYAEILQRSVLLQNAFTATFEFMGHILERCSQLNDPSSSYLLPGIMVFVEWLACHQDIAVGSELEEKQASARIFFWNNCISFFNRLISSGFMFVDEDEEETCFSNMSRYDESETANRLALSEDFDLRGFVPLLPAQLILDFSRKHSFRSDSNKEKKARVQRIIAAGKALANVVRIGEEGIYFDTKSKRFVVGVEPQVSDDFSLTTTLEAPKLSGVVEDNLVSGQMTPRALEQKPQLYMEGEEEDDEVIVFKPSMTEKHLDGIALNPTSSEVFGSTMNAASIGGDVGSFSTGREGYIAQNAFSASLRPPTSLVNSSYLQPVQPSTTWMAEQGTLVNGLGNLNLFENGFIKKPESHKHFGALPAQTFPVSLPDSSFGTGSNFPNQLPETVVPSKLDSIMSLGADNISMKPSSVSPAGLKKNPVGRPLRHLGPPPGFGSVPSKTVDESLSAMSFKNENATIPQMDDYSWLDGYQLPLVNRSVAGLNSSNYPGQGYPIGSKSSSSMGMPSFPFPGKQTTTLQVPIENEKSWQDYQFSEQMKLFKEQQQQLQKANQQSAVLQQQFQGQSLWEGRFFV; via the exons ATGACTATTCCGATGGATAACAATCCAGATAATTCATCAAGGGAGCGTGTTCAAAAACTTTTTAACAAG AATGTTGAGCTGGAAAATAGGCGTCGGAAGGCAGCTCAGGCCAGAATTCCTTCTGACCCAAATGCATGGCAACAAATGCGAGAGAACTATGAAGCTATTGTCTTAGAAGATCATGCCTTTTCTGAACAACATGAAATAGAGTATGCCTTGTGGCAGTTGCATTACAGAAGAATTGAGGAATTGCGAGCACACTTCAATGCTGCTGCTGCTTCTGTTTCAGCAGGATCAAATACATCACAGAATGGTAAAGGTCCAACACGTGGTGGACCTGATCGACTTACAAAGATCCGTACTCAATTTAAAACCTTCCTGTCAGAGGCCACCGGATTTTATCATGATTTAATGTTGAAGATTAGGGCGAAGTATGGTTTGCCATTGGGTTATTTCTCCGATGATTCAGAGAATCAGATTCCTTTATGTAAAGATGGGAATAAATCTGCAGAAGTGAAGAAAGGATTGATATCCTGTCATCGTTGTTTGATTTATCTGGGGGATCTTGCTCGTTATAAGGGCTTGTATGGTGAAGGTGATTCTAAATCTCGGGACTTTGCAGCAGCTTCTAGTTACTACATGCAAGCAGCTTCCCTTTGgccttcaagtggcaatccgcATCACCAG CTTGCTATTTTGGCTTCCTACTCTGGTGATGAATTGGTGGCCATTTACCGGTATTTTCGAAGCTTGGCAGTTGATAGTCCATTTACAACAGCTAGAGATAACTTGATTATTGCATTTGAGAAG AATCGTCAGAGCTTTGCCCAGCTGCTCGGAGATGCCAGAGCTTCCTCTGTCAAGACAACTTCAGTGCGTGGAAATGGGAAAGGAAGGGGCAGAGGTGAAAGCAGGGTTGCATCCAAGGATAACAAAGTAGAAGCAAGTTCTGTCAAGGAAAAAACATCCACCACATTGGAAACTTTCAGGGCATTTGGGATACGATTTGTTCGGCTAAATGGCATTCTCTTCACACGCACAAG TTTGGAGACATTTGGGGATGTTTTTGCTTTGGTTAGAGGTGATTTGCTGGAGCTTCTTTCTTCTGGGACTGATGAGGAGTACAATTTTGGGTCAGATGCTACTGATTGTAGACTGGCTATTGTCAGAATGGTTGCTATTCTCATTTTCACCATTCACAATGTGAATAGGGAAACTGAGAACCAGTCCTATGCTGAAATTCTTCAACGCTCGGTGCTACTGCAGAATGCATTTACTGCTACTTTTGAGTTTATGGGCCACATTCTTGAACGCTGCAGCCAATTAAATGATCCTTCATCGAGCTATCTGTTACCTGGTATAATGGTTTTTGTGGAATGGTTGGCTTGTCATCAAGATATTGCAGTTGGAAGTGAATTGGAGGAAAAACAAGCGAGTGCTAGGATATTTTTCTGGAACAACTGTATCTCCTTCTTCAACAGGCTCATATCTTCAGGGTTTATGTttgttgatgaagatgaagaagagACATGTTTTTCTAACATGAGCAGGTATGATGAAAGTGAAACCGCTAATCGGCTGGCATTATCTGAGGACTTTGACTTGAGGGGATTTGTTCCTCTTCTTCCTGCGCAACtcattcttgatttttcaaGGAAGCATTCCTTCAGAAGCGACAGCAATAAGGAAAAAAAGGCCCGTGTTCAGAGGATTATAGCGGCTGGAAAGGCTCTTGCTAATGTGGTCCGGATTGGGGAAGAGGGAATTTACTTTGACACAAAATCGAAGAGATTTGTTGTTGGCGTTGAACCTCAAGTTTCTGATGATTTTTCACTTACTACTACTTTGGAAGCCCCAAAATTAAGTGGTGTAGTGGAGGATAATCTAGTTTCAGGTCAAATGACTCCTAGGGCCTTGGAGCAAAAGCCGCAGTTGTACATGGAAGGTGAAGAAGAGGATGATGAGGTAATTGTGTTCAAGCCATCTATGACTGAAAAGCATTTAGATGGGATAGCTTTAAATCCGACTTCTTCAGAGGTCTTTGGATCTACTATGAATGCTGCCAGTATAGGGGGTGATGTTGGATCTTTCTCTACCGGACGTGAGGGTTATATTGCACAGAATGCTTTCAGTGCAAGCTTAAGGCCACCTACTTCCCTTGTGAATTCTAGTTATCTGCAACCAGTTCAACCAAGTACGACTTGGATGGCAGAACAAGGAACTCTTGTGAATGGGCTTGGTAATTTGAATTTGTTCGAGAATGGGTTCATAAAGAAACCTGAATCGCATAAACACTTTGGAGCTTTGCCAGCTCAAACCTTTCCTGTTTCCCTTCCAGACTCGAGTTTTGGCACTGGCAGCAATTTCCCTAATCAGTTACCCGAAACTGTGGTACCTTCAAAGCTTGATTCAATCATGTCTCTAGGAGCTGATAACATATCCATGAAGCCTTCATCAGTCTCACCTGCTGGGTTGAAGAAAAATCCAGTAGGTCGACCTCTTCGGCATCTCGGTCCTCCACCTGGCTTTGGTTCTGTACCATCCAAAACTGTTGATGAGTCACTATCTGCTATGTCCTTTAAGAACGAAAATGCTACCATTCCCCAAATGGATGATTACAGCTGGCTCGATGGCTATCAGTTGCCTCTGGTCAATAGAAGTGTGGCCGGGCTTAATAGTTCTAATTATCCAGGACAGGGTTACCCTATTGGTAGCAAGAGCAGCAGCTCAATGGGGATGCCGAGCTTTCCTTTTCCTGGGAAGCAGACAACTACATTGCAAGTCCCAATTGAGAATGAGAAGAGTTGGCAGGATTACCAGTTCTCTGAACAGATGAAACTATTCAAGGAGCAACAGCAGCAACTTCAGAAAGCAAATCAGCAATCTGCTGTGTTGCAACAGCAGTTTCAGGGACAATCTCTTTGGGAAGGTCGTTTCTTTGTGTGA
- the LOC113773848 gene encoding phosphatidylinositol 4-phosphate 5-kinase 6-like: protein MKAWEATVRKTQAVAKKRANTIFGTYAASPNVEEEMIEDYEEEEHPSGEVYQAERFLPNGDYYTGYWADNFPHGTGKYWWTDGCMYVGEWFRGKTMGKGTFSWPSGAMYEGNFKSGFMDGEGTYSSSNGDTYRGSWMMNFKHGRGTKEYANGDCYEGEWCRGLQEGQGKYQWKNGNYYVGEWKNGIICGKGKLCWTNGNVYEGNWEDGLLKGNGTFKWPDGSLYIGNWSKDPKDQNGTYYPAGSTLLDGNLEWDPQEVYNVDLKDCKVCPSEKVSILPSNKKLAMWRSTKASDSSTRPRRMSVDGRIDAGIDKEFARIPTPDAAAGRHSSAGTSDRNGMDESFAGLQIEDVSTRGSPIRIPKVVKKQGETISKGHKNYELMLNLQLGIRHSVGKPGPPPSLDLKPSAFDPKEKYWTRFPPEGSKNTPPHPSCEFRWKDYCPKVFRTLRLLFKVDPADYMLSICGNDALRELCSPGKSGSFFYLTNDDRYMIKTMKKAEVKVLLRMLNAYYNHVRAFENTLVIKYFGLHCVRLNGPAQKKVRFIIMGNLFCTDYTIHRRYDLKGSTFGRITDKPESEIDANTTLKDLDLDFIFRLQKNWFQEFRRQVDRDCEFLEQERIMDYSLLVGLHFREATNSCDHTPPGCVTPTDNGGAEESLPRLSRADMDQLLLDPAGWASIRLGVNMPAKVERTERKNDGEIQLVGEPTGEYYDVIIFFSIIDILQDYDISKKLEHAYKSIQYDPTSISAVDPKQYSRRFRDYIFKVFAEDI from the exons ATGAAGGCTTGGGAGGCAACAGTAAGAAAAACGCAGGCCGTGGCGAAGAAACGAGCCAATACCATCTTTGGGACGTATGCAGCATCCCCAAatgtggaagaagaaatgattGAGGACTATGAGGAAGAAGAACATCCAAGTGGAGAGGTGTATCAAGCAGAGAGATTTCTTCCCAATGGCGACTACTACACGGGGTATTGGGCAGACAATTTTCCTCATGGAACTGGAAAGTATTGGTGGACAGATGGATGTATGTATGTAGGAGAATGGTTTAGAGGGAAGACTATGGGAAAAGGTACGTTTAGTTGGCCTTCTGGGGCTATGTATGAAGGCAATTTCAAGAGTGGTTTCATGGATGGAGAAGGTACATATTCAAGTTCCAATGGTGACACATATAGGGGTTCTtggatgatgaattttaagCATGGCCGTGGTACAAAAGAATATGCCAACGGAGATTGTTACGAAGGAGAATGGTGTCGCGGGCTGCAGGAAGGTCAGGGGAAATATCAATGGAAGAATGGGAATTATTATGTTGGTGAATGGAAAAATGGAATTATTTGTGGTAAAGGAAAATTATGTTGGACCAATGGAAACGTGTAtgaaggtaattgggaagatggATTACTTAAGGGAAACGGAACTTTCAAATGGCCTGATGGGAGTCTTTATATTGGTAATTGGAGCAAGGATCCAAAGGATCAGAACGGGACTTATTATCCAGCAGGATCAACATTGCTGGATGGAAATCTTGAATGGGATCCTCAAGAAGTGTATAATGTGGATTTGAAAGATTGTAAGGTGTGCCCAAGTGAAAAGGTTTCAATTTTGCCATCTAATAAGAAGCTAGCTATGTGGAGATCTACAAAGGCATCTGATTCCAGCACAAGGCCAAGAAGAATGTCAGTTGATGGGAGAATAGATGCTGGCATAGATAAGGAATTTGCTAGAATTCCGACACCTGATGCTGCTGCTGGCAGACATAGTTCTGCTGGTACTTCTGATAGAAATGGGATGGATGAAAGCTTTGCAGGTCTACAGATTGAAGATGTCAGTACACGCGGAAGCCCTATTAGGATACCAAAGGTGGTGAAGAAACAAGGAGAGACCATCTCTAAAGGGCATAAGAATTATGAGTTAATGCTCAATTTGCAATTGGGAATCAG GCATTCTGTAGGGAAACCTGGTCCACCTCCATCACTTGATCTGAAACCATCAGCTTTTGACCCTAAGGAAAAGTACTGGACAAGATTTCCGCCAGAGGGATCCAAGAATACTCCACCACACCCGTCGTGTGAGTTCCGATGGAAGGATTACTGCCCAAAAGTTTTCAG GACCCTAAGATTGTTATTCAAGGTGGATCCAGCGGATTACATGTTATCCATTTGTGGAAATGATGCCCTCCGTGAACTTTGTTCACCTGGCAAAAGTGGAAGCTTCTTTTACTTGACCAACGATGATCGCTACATGATAAAGACAATGAAGAAAGCAGAAGTGAAG GTTCTTCTGAGGATGTTAAATGCCTACTATAACCATGTTCGAGCATTTGAGAACACTCTTGTGATCAAATACTTTGGTCTACACTGTGTTAGGTTAAATGGACCAGCACAAAAGAAG GTACGCTTCATCATCATGGGAAACCTGTTCTGCACAGACTACACGATTCACAGACGATACGACTTGAAGGGATCTACTTTTGGCCGCATTACTGATAAGCCAGAATCGGAGATTGATGCAAATACAACTCTAAAGGACCTAGATCTTGACTTCATATTCCGATTGCAGAAGAATTGGTTTCAAGAGTTTCGAAG ACAAGTTGACAGGGACTGTGAGTTTCTCGAGCAGGAGAGGATAATGGACTATAGCCTTTTGGTTGGTCTTCACTTCAGAGAAGCAACAAACAGCTGCGACCATACTCCCCCTGGTTGTGTAACACCAACAG ATAATGGTGGTGCAGAAGAATCTCTTCCCCGCCTTTCTAGAGCAGACATGGATCAACTGCTTCTGGATCCTGCAGG GTGGGCTAGCATCAGATTGGGAGTGAATATGCCTGCCAAGGTTGAAAGGACAGAGAGGAAAAACGATGGCGAAATTCAGCTAGTAGGAGAACCAACTGGAGAATACTATGATGTAATAATATTCTTTAGCATCATAGACATACTTCAAGACTATGACATTTCCAAGAAGCTCGAGCATGCGTACAAGTCCATCCAATATGATCCAACTTCCATATCAGCTGTGGATCCTAAACAATACTCGAGGCGTTTTCGAGATTACATATTCAAAGTTTTTGCAGAAGACATTTGA